In Planctomycetota bacterium, one genomic interval encodes:
- a CDS encoding metal-dependent hydrolase, with product MDPISQGVVGAIVTHAAVGHRLPRAAALVGMLAGMAPDLDIFFPTFGDVTADWYWHRGPTHAIAYIPLGALIVWAVMLIFPFARKHKGATYLAALVGTATHGLLDALTSYGTMLLWPFADTRVAWDIMPIIDPIFTVTLVLVTIVAVIRKRWTWSVGGSVFMVAYLGFALGQHTRAFDAARTLAESRGHDGDRLRVLPAPTALSLYRAIYEHDGQLHVDAVFTPYFFGESRVLEGTSAAIMRPGDLSLDAEQQRHFDRFRWFSQDTLVQPSYAEPRRLGDGRYSSEAAGFNPLWGLDFSGGTTRRFFGRGDIDAGELIDAILGKDDRFVYNATP from the coding sequence GTGGATCCGATCTCGCAGGGTGTCGTCGGTGCGATCGTGACGCATGCCGCGGTGGGGCATCGCCTGCCCCGAGCTGCTGCGCTTGTCGGGATGCTCGCGGGGATGGCACCCGACCTCGACATCTTCTTCCCGACCTTCGGCGACGTCACCGCCGACTGGTACTGGCACCGTGGCCCGACGCACGCCATCGCGTACATCCCACTGGGAGCCCTGATCGTCTGGGCCGTCATGCTCATCTTTCCGTTCGCGCGGAAACACAAGGGCGCAACCTATCTCGCCGCGCTCGTCGGCACCGCGACCCACGGCCTACTCGACGCGCTCACCAGCTATGGCACGATGCTCCTGTGGCCCTTCGCCGACACACGTGTCGCGTGGGACATCATGCCGATCATCGATCCGATCTTCACCGTCACGCTGGTCCTGGTGACGATCGTGGCCGTCATTCGCAAACGCTGGACGTGGTCCGTGGGCGGTAGCGTCTTCATGGTGGCGTACCTCGGCTTCGCGCTGGGCCAGCACACGCGCGCCTTCGACGCCGCCCGCACCCTCGCCGAGTCGCGCGGTCATGACGGCGATCGCTTGCGTGTGCTGCCAGCACCGACGGCGCTCTCGCTGTACCGCGCGATCTACGAACACGACGGCCAGCTCCACGTCGACGCTGTCTTCACGCCGTACTTCTTCGGTGAGTCGCGCGTTCTCGAAGGCACCTCAGCCGCGATCATGCGTCCGGGTGATCTGAGTCTGGACGCCGAGCAGCAACGCCACTTCGACCGGTTCCGCTGGTTCTCGCAGGACACGCTCGTTCAGCCGTCGTATGCCGAGCCCAGACGTCTCGGCGACGGCCGCTACAGCAGTGAGGCAGCAGGCTTCAATCCGCTGTGGGGCCTGGACTTCTCCGGCGGCACGACGCGACGTTTCTTCGGCCGAGGCGACATCGACGCCGGCGAACTGATCGACGCGATTCTCGGCAAAGACGACCGATTCGTGTACAACGCGACGCCATGA
- a CDS encoding DUF4190 domain-containing protein: MSQLPPGPPQSVPYGTPATAPQASGLGIASLVLGILALLAICVWFVSLPMAVIGIVLGIVSWSTAAKDPRIAKGMPVAGTVLNAIALLLYVIIFVIVGIIFAAAGTAAVEIAERAEAEIAAADDRQTVIDETQTAGDEALAAAAEAGLDPAVLAAARRDFEQQITRIQMPGKDLETAKDEATTALDDLAAAIENATPATAD; the protein is encoded by the coding sequence ATGAGCCAACTGCCGCCAGGCCCGCCGCAATCTGTCCCATACGGCACGCCCGCAACGGCACCACAGGCCAGCGGCCTGGGCATCGCGTCGCTCGTCCTGGGCATTCTGGCGCTGCTCGCGATTTGCGTCTGGTTCGTCTCGCTCCCGATGGCCGTGATCGGGATCGTGCTAGGCATCGTCAGCTGGAGCACCGCAGCCAAGGACCCGCGCATCGCCAAGGGCATGCCCGTCGCCGGAACGGTCCTCAACGCGATCGCACTCTTGCTTTACGTGATCATCTTCGTGATCGTCGGCATCATCTTCGCGGCCGCCGGGACTGCCGCCGTTGAGATTGCCGAACGCGCCGAGGCCGAGATCGCCGCCGCGGACGATCGCCAGACGGTGATCGACGAAACTCAAACCGCCGGCGACGAAGCGCTGGCCGCCGCAGCGGAAGCCGGCCTCGACCCAGCCGTCCTCGCCGCCGCACGGCGCGACTTCGAACAGCAGATCACCCGCATCCAAATGCCCGGCAAAGACCTCGAGACGGCCAAAGACGAAGCCACCACCGCCCTCGACGACCTCGCCGCAGCGATCGAAAACGCCACGCCAGCAACAGCAGACTGA
- a CDS encoding 5-(carboxyamino)imidazole ribonucleotide synthase has translation MLPGSRIGILGGGQLGRMFGIAARRMGYRVHALDPSLDCPAGQVADVEINRPYDDLDAARNFANHCDVVTFEFENVPAETLEAIEAITPVRPSPFVLHTTRHRLREKTFLKDHGIPHAVWRECNTPADVAAASKELGEGILKTALFGYDGKGQSRLPATAPLETSEAAWQKLGDPPAAVFEQLVPFVAEVSVVLARTNTGEVKSFPVGRNDHAGGILDVTTVPSGLGETIEQRAIDVATDVAVALDAVGLIAVELFVVEDLHGGGGTDLLVNEIAPRTHNSGHWTFDACVTSQFEQQLRAVCDLPLGDTSLTAGGVAMANLLGDLWQGGEPDWPAAVADPSIKLHLYGKTSARPGRKMGHLVVTADTPDEARQRVLAARKSLVSSEPAG, from the coding sequence ATCCTCCCCGGCAGCCGCATCGGCATCCTCGGCGGGGGCCAGCTCGGCCGGATGTTCGGCATCGCCGCACGACGCATGGGCTATCGCGTCCACGCGCTCGACCCGTCGCTCGACTGCCCGGCCGGACAGGTCGCCGACGTCGAGATCAATCGGCCGTACGACGACCTCGACGCCGCACGCAACTTCGCCAACCACTGCGACGTCGTCACGTTCGAGTTCGAAAACGTCCCGGCCGAGACGCTCGAAGCGATCGAGGCCATCACGCCCGTCCGCCCGTCGCCGTTCGTCCTCCACACGACCCGGCACCGACTTCGCGAAAAGACCTTCCTCAAAGACCACGGCATCCCGCACGCCGTCTGGCGCGAGTGCAACACGCCCGCCGACGTCGCGGCCGCGTCGAAGGAACTCGGCGAAGGCATCCTCAAAACCGCGCTCTTCGGCTACGACGGCAAGGGCCAGTCACGACTCCCGGCCACGGCTCCGCTCGAAACCTCCGAGGCCGCATGGCAGAAGCTCGGCGATCCCCCGGCCGCGGTGTTCGAACAGCTCGTCCCCTTCGTCGCCGAGGTCAGCGTCGTCCTCGCCCGGACGAATACCGGCGAAGTGAAGTCCTTCCCTGTCGGCCGGAACGACCACGCGGGCGGCATCCTCGACGTCACGACCGTTCCCAGCGGCTTGGGCGAGACGATCGAACAACGGGCGATCGACGTTGCGACGGATGTCGCCGTCGCCCTCGACGCCGTCGGCCTGATCGCCGTCGAACTCTTCGTCGTCGAAGACCTCCACGGCGGCGGTGGCACGGACCTGCTCGTCAACGAGATCGCCCCCCGCACCCACAACTCCGGCCACTGGACCTTCGACGCCTGCGTCACCAGCCAATTCGAACAACAACTCCGCGCCGTCTGCGACCTGCCGCTGGGCGACACGAGCCTGACGGCCGGGGGTGTCGCCATGGCCAACCTCCTCGGCGACCTCTGGCAGGGCGGCGAACCCGACTGGCCCGCCGCGGTGGCAGACCCGTCGATCAAGCTCCACCTCTACGGCAAGACAAGCGCCCGCCCCGGCCGCAAAATGGGCCACCTCGTCGTGACCGCAGACACCCCCGACGAGGCCCGCCAACGCGTCCTTGCAGCCCGGAAGTCGCTCGTGTCGTCGGAACCCGCTGGCTGA
- a CDS encoding DinB family protein produces MNHLQLVVDEIRSRTIRQLEKTADDEMRTPVPGLQNHLTWHAGHCLWVADRVIIEKATGKSELPEGWAKTYGMDCRSPTETTDWATRQELIDRLTRQKTRLIDLLAIEPASVNPAGEANQKRARQVIHAMHDEASHQGEIQVLRKWQRAGRIGA; encoded by the coding sequence ATGAACCACCTTCAGCTCGTCGTCGATGAGATTCGGTCGCGGACGATTCGGCAGCTCGAGAAGACGGCCGATGACGAGATGCGGACGCCGGTGCCGGGGTTGCAGAATCATCTGACGTGGCACGCCGGGCACTGTCTGTGGGTTGCGGATCGGGTGATCATCGAAAAGGCGACGGGGAAGAGTGAGCTGCCGGAAGGCTGGGCCAAGACGTACGGCATGGACTGCCGCTCGCCGACCGAGACGACCGACTGGGCGACCCGGCAGGAGCTGATCGACCGGCTCACCCGGCAGAAGACCCGGCTGATCGACCTGCTCGCGATCGAGCCCGCGTCGGTCAACCCCGCCGGCGAGGCCAACCAGAAGCGGGCCCGGCAGGTCATCCACGCGATGCACGACGAGGCGAGCCACCAGGGCGAAATCCAGGTGCTCCGCAAATGGCAACGCGCCGGCCGCATCGGGGCTTGA
- a CDS encoding DUF2283 domain-containing protein, producing MKGRYLEVTYRKGKPLAAYLYLPRRDGDTVARSEPAAAEMVVDYTADGRAIGVELLAPVTMRLDQLNHVLSGLGVDDLTPQDASPLLAAV from the coding sequence ATGAAGGGCCGTTATCTCGAAGTCACGTACCGGAAAGGCAAACCGCTGGCGGCGTACCTCTACCTGCCGCGTCGAGATGGCGACACCGTCGCCCGCAGCGAACCGGCAGCAGCAGAGATGGTGGTCGATTACACGGCGGACGGTCGGGCGATCGGCGTGGAGCTTCTGGCACCGGTGACGATGCGGCTTGATCAGTTGAACCATGTGTTGTCCGGACTGGGTGTTGACGATCTCACCCCGCAGGACGCCAGCCCGCTTCTCGCCGCAGTCTGA
- a CDS encoding chromophore lyase CpcT/CpeT: MLNTLLLVLLGFAAPATLPAEANNDVETVAAWLTGDFSSAEQAVEDGRYFAIELHVRPIWVEREDGPWLYVEQAAAQAVERPYRQRVYRILANEAQVASVVYTLPGDPLRFAGKYRTPEAFDVLSPDDLVLREGCTVYLTREGDAFVGATRGTGCRSTLAGAAYATSEVALLADEITSWDRGYDQDGTQVWGAEAGPYVFKRLEP, encoded by the coding sequence ATGCTGAACACCCTGCTGCTCGTTCTCCTGGGCTTTGCTGCGCCCGCGACGTTGCCAGCGGAGGCGAACAATGACGTCGAGACGGTCGCGGCGTGGTTGACCGGGGACTTCAGCAGTGCGGAGCAGGCGGTGGAGGATGGGCGGTACTTTGCCATCGAGTTGCACGTTCGGCCGATCTGGGTGGAGCGGGAGGATGGGCCGTGGTTGTACGTCGAGCAGGCGGCGGCTCAGGCGGTTGAGCGGCCGTATCGGCAGCGGGTGTACCGAATCCTGGCGAACGAGGCTCAAGTGGCGAGCGTCGTCTACACGTTGCCCGGGGATCCGCTGCGGTTTGCGGGGAAGTACCGGACGCCTGAGGCGTTTGACGTGTTGTCGCCCGACGATCTGGTGTTGCGCGAGGGGTGCACGGTCTACCTGACGCGGGAGGGCGATGCGTTCGTCGGGGCGACGCGCGGGACGGGGTGTCGGTCGACGCTGGCCGGGGCCGCGTACGCGACCAGCGAGGTGGCTCTCCTCGCGGACGAAATCACCAGCTGGGACCGCGGGTACGACCAGGACGGCACACAGGTCTGGGGCGCCGAGGCCGGGCCGTATGTGTTCAAACGGCTTGAGCCGTAA
- a CDS encoding aminotransferase class I/II-fold pyridoxal phosphate-dependent enzyme, translated as MRDLAAHLSERALGVDASGIRKVFDLAAKLKDPINLSIGLPDFDVPDEAKDVAIQAIRDGHNRYTPTQGIAPLRERLASDHACDVDNVLVTSGVSGGLFLSILATVNPGDEVVFLDPYFVMYRHLVTIAGGKSVPVDSYPDFRFDAAKVEAAITPRTKLLILNSPSNPTGVMMTEAEVRAAAELAKKHDLLVVSDEIYVPFLYGEATTVPSIADLWPKTILLRGFSKTYGMTGWRLGYAIAPREVAEQMIKLQQYTFVCAPSPFQHAALAALDIPVDDHITAYRRKRDIVMSELGETFEIEHPDGAFYAFPKVPESQTAMQFAERMIEKNVLVIPGSVFSAKDTHFRLSFGLPDERLIVGCKRLRDAAS; from the coding sequence ATGCGCGACCTCGCCGCCCACCTTTCCGAACGCGCCCTCGGCGTCGATGCGTCTGGCATCCGCAAGGTCTTCGACCTCGCGGCCAAGCTCAAGGATCCGATCAACCTCTCCATCGGCCTGCCCGACTTCGACGTGCCGGACGAGGCGAAGGACGTCGCCATCCAGGCCATCCGCGACGGGCACAACCGGTACACGCCGACGCAGGGCATCGCCCCGCTACGCGAACGCCTCGCGAGCGACCACGCGTGCGACGTCGACAACGTGCTCGTCACCAGCGGCGTCTCGGGCGGCCTGTTCCTCTCGATCCTGGCGACCGTCAATCCCGGCGACGAGGTGGTCTTTCTCGACCCCTACTTCGTGATGTACCGCCACCTCGTCACGATAGCCGGCGGGAAGAGCGTGCCGGTCGACAGCTACCCCGACTTCCGCTTCGACGCCGCCAAGGTCGAGGCCGCCATCACGCCGCGGACGAAGCTGCTCATCCTCAATTCGCCCAGCAACCCGACAGGCGTGATGATGACCGAGGCCGAAGTCCGTGCCGCCGCCGAGCTGGCCAAAAAGCACGACCTGCTCGTCGTCAGCGACGAGATCTATGTGCCCTTTTTGTATGGCGAAGCGACGACCGTCCCGTCCATCGCCGATCTCTGGCCGAAGACGATTTTGCTTCGCGGCTTCAGCAAAACCTACGGCATGACCGGCTGGCGTCTCGGCTACGCGATCGCCCCGCGCGAGGTGGCCGAGCAAATGATCAAGCTGCAGCAGTACACGTTCGTCTGCGCCCCGTCCCCCTTCCAACACGCCGCCCTGGCCGCCTTGGACATCCCCGTCGACGACCACATCACCGCCTACCGCCGCAAGCGCGACATCGTGATGTCAGAGCTCGGGGAGACGTTCGAGATCGAACACCCCGATGGCGCCTTCTACGCCTTCCCGAAGGTGCCCGAGAGTCAGACCGCAATGCAGTTCGCTGAGCGGATGATCGAGAAGAACGTGCTGGTCATTCCCGGCAGCGTCTTCTCCGCCAAGGACACCCACTTCCGCCTCAGCTTCGGCCTGCCTGACGAGCGACTGATCGTGGGCTGCAAGCGACTCCGCGACGCTGCCTCGTAG
- a CDS encoding calcium-binding protein — translation MSTSNRRNASRSSPIEPVEARRLLAVGEAVTSFGTAGVVALELQPGASNQALLEVAVAEDDSIFAGGFALDGTGTVASEFVVKLDADGDLVTAFGGDGIIELPARGPSANVTDLLPLPDGNLLVARANGDTGELLRLLPTGGLDPTFATTGRLDLPFRPVIDRFADGSLIAAGNPSADDEAASVVRLTADGVIVSTTDLFALDEQLVGGVRVEAVRAFPAADDAARLLVLVDVQEIDQATFGFAAKPERSSAYAISGDGTLDADFGDAGEAIVPFSSLDFFSATSLDISPAGGPVIGITEDDGESRLASFDADGSLVFNNFVNLPGGSGFGFSNVVADASVLDDGTIVVAGYSEGTSDGEIDPAVRLVQSNGLSDTPDLPDGVRIDAGAATDLVLDATLDNDGNAVLVGRRNDALEGIDDVFLIKIDVSDPAPPPPAFATLDGQTLRVVGTPGNDQITLAITGGNVVATLGIDSSSFPLNAVANVTVEASAGADLIDVDSAFTLPTTLRGGDGDDSLFGGAASDTLDGGLGNDRLGGRGGDDLLEGHEGDDTLLADTGNDRLVGDTGRDTADYSGRSTDVALSLDNLANDGSAGEFDDLDGSIDVLVTGTGNDTLTADGSVEMIAGAGDDTLVVTDNPDSTLDAGSGNDAVDFSAVTNNLVVNLANSTLIASGGPTLTLAGVESVTAGTGNDSLIGTTGSDTLFGDDGDDTLVGNGGDDSLIGASGDDDLEGAGTLNGGSGDDTLTSADSSGNELVGASGNDRIITDGSNADAVLAGPGDDVIIGSGDLDGGTGNDRFLVQSPFTTVRGGTDFDVADFSSLPSLDLSPTSNTRAESDVESVIGTAGDDVIDMSDATTPMTLFGGTGNDVLLTGAGDDFVDGGTGDDTLRTGLGSDTLAGGAGNDSLEAGEGTDRLYGLSGNDTLLGQGGRDSLRAGTGDDLLEGGDDNDLLLPGLTTDENDTVSGGAGGDIVHYRESTANLVLERGGRFASDIEVALGGTGDDDIRGFLRIDGGPGNDTLEGLDAGGSALLGGEGDDTLVANTGDGNFLDGGLGDDSLRSAEANDTLAAGLGADVLVDTGGTNDLTFADAPAGVMIDLRATASILNTSAGFGTIAGTFANVQGTAFDDVLTGDDERNWLAGGDGDDLIRGGAGPDVLRGDDGADTLIGDDGPDLFLPAGLTANDGSVDRLVFDDFSIDRGLFSDGDDTEGRVRRLLDLTGLA, via the coding sequence ATGTCCACCTCCAATCGACGCAACGCATCCCGAAGTAGCCCGATCGAACCCGTCGAGGCCCGTCGGTTGCTCGCTGTCGGCGAGGCCGTCACGAGCTTCGGCACGGCAGGCGTCGTGGCGTTGGAGTTGCAGCCGGGCGCTTCGAATCAGGCCCTGCTCGAAGTTGCCGTTGCCGAGGACGACTCGATCTTCGCCGGCGGGTTCGCGCTCGACGGCACCGGCACCGTCGCGAGCGAGTTTGTCGTCAAGCTCGACGCCGACGGCGACCTCGTCACGGCCTTCGGCGGTGACGGCATCATCGAGCTGCCTGCCCGCGGACCGTCGGCCAACGTCACCGACCTCCTGCCGCTGCCCGACGGCAACCTCCTCGTCGCCCGCGCCAACGGCGACACCGGCGAACTGCTTCGCCTTCTGCCGACCGGCGGACTCGACCCGACCTTCGCCACCACCGGCCGGCTCGACCTGCCCTTCCGCCCGGTCATCGATCGCTTCGCCGACGGCTCGCTCATCGCTGCGGGCAACCCGAGCGCCGACGACGAGGCGGCGTCGGTCGTCCGGCTCACGGCCGACGGAGTGATCGTCTCGACGACCGACTTGTTTGCCCTGGACGAACAACTCGTCGGCGGCGTCCGGGTCGAAGCCGTCCGCGCCTTCCCGGCAGCCGACGACGCGGCCCGGCTGCTCGTGCTGGTCGACGTGCAGGAGATCGATCAGGCGACCTTCGGCTTCGCCGCCAAGCCCGAACGCTCGTCGGCCTATGCGATCTCCGGCGACGGCACGCTCGATGCCGACTTCGGCGACGCCGGCGAGGCGATCGTGCCCTTCTCCAGCCTCGACTTCTTCTCGGCGACCTCGCTCGACATCTCGCCCGCCGGCGGACCCGTCATCGGCATCACCGAAGACGACGGCGAGTCGCGGCTCGCCTCCTTCGACGCCGACGGCAGCCTCGTCTTCAACAACTTCGTCAACCTGCCCGGCGGCTCGGGCTTCGGCTTCAGCAACGTCGTCGCCGACGCGTCCGTCCTCGACGACGGAACCATCGTCGTCGCCGGCTACTCCGAAGGCACAAGCGACGGCGAGATCGACCCTGCCGTCCGACTCGTCCAGAGCAACGGCCTGTCCGACACGCCCGACTTGCCCGACGGCGTCCGCATCGACGCCGGTGCCGCCACCGACCTCGTCCTCGACGCCACGCTCGACAACGACGGCAACGCGGTCCTCGTCGGCCGACGCAACGACGCGCTCGAAGGCATCGACGACGTCTTCCTGATCAAGATTGACGTCTCCGATCCCGCCCCGCCGCCACCGGCCTTTGCGACGCTCGACGGTCAGACCCTCCGCGTCGTTGGCACGCCCGGCAACGACCAGATCACCCTCGCCATCACCGGCGGCAACGTCGTCGCGACGCTCGGCATCGACTCGTCGAGCTTCCCACTCAATGCCGTGGCCAACGTCACAGTCGAAGCCTCGGCCGGGGCAGACCTCATCGACGTTGACAGCGCCTTCACCCTCCCGACGACACTCCGCGGCGGCGACGGCGACGACTCGCTCTTCGGCGGTGCTGCGTCCGACACGCTCGACGGCGGACTCGGCAACGACCGCCTCGGCGGACGAGGCGGCGACGACTTGCTCGAAGGCCACGAGGGCGACGACACCCTCCTCGCCGACACCGGCAACGACCGGCTCGTCGGCGACACCGGCCGCGACACCGCCGACTACTCCGGCCGATCGACCGACGTCGCCCTCTCGCTCGACAACCTCGCCAACGACGGCTCTGCCGGCGAGTTCGACGACCTCGACGGCTCGATCGATGTCCTCGTCACCGGGACCGGCAACGACACGCTCACCGCCGACGGCAGCGTCGAGATGATCGCCGGAGCGGGCGACGACACGCTGGTCGTCACCGATAACCCCGACTCGACTCTCGACGCTGGCTCCGGCAACGACGCCGTCGACTTCTCGGCCGTCACGAACAACCTCGTCGTCAACCTCGCGAACAGCACGCTTATCGCCAGCGGCGGCCCGACGCTCACGCTCGCCGGCGTCGAGTCCGTCACCGCAGGCACCGGCAACGACAGCCTCATCGGCACCACCGGCAGCGACACGCTCTTCGGCGACGATGGCGACGACACCCTCGTCGGCAACGGCGGCGACGACAGCCTCATCGGCGCCAGCGGCGACGACGACCTCGAAGGTGCCGGCACCCTCAACGGCGGCTCCGGCGACGACACCCTCACCTCCGCCGACAGCTCCGGCAACGAGCTTGTCGGAGCCAGCGGCAACGACCGCATCATCACCGACGGCAGCAACGCGGACGCCGTCCTCGCGGGTCCGGGCGACGACGTCATCATCGGCAGCGGCGACCTCGACGGTGGCACCGGCAACGACCGCTTCCTCGTCCAGTCGCCGTTCACGACCGTCCGCGGTGGCACCGACTTCGACGTCGCCGACTTCTCCTCGCTGCCGTCGCTCGACCTCTCGCCCACCAGCAACACCCGGGCCGAGTCCGATGTCGAGTCGGTCATCGGCACCGCCGGCGACGACGTCATCGACATGTCCGACGCGACCACGCCGATGACGCTCTTCGGCGGCACCGGCAACGACGTGCTCCTCACCGGTGCCGGCGATGATTTTGTCGACGGCGGTACTGGCGACGACACCCTTCGCACCGGTCTCGGAAGTGACACGCTGGCCGGTGGCGCGGGCAACGACAGCCTCGAAGCTGGCGAAGGAACGGACCGGCTCTATGGCCTTTCGGGTAACGACACGCTCCTCGGCCAGGGCGGCCGCGATTCGCTCCGCGCCGGCACCGGCGACGACCTGCTCGAAGGCGGCGATGACAACGACCTGCTCCTGCCCGGTCTGACCACCGACGAGAACGACACCGTCTCCGGCGGCGCGGGCGGCGACATCGTCCACTACCGCGAGTCCACCGCGAACCTCGTCCTCGAACGTGGCGGACGATTCGCCAGCGACATCGAAGTCGCCCTCGGCGGCACCGGCGACGACGACATCCGCGGCTTTCTCCGCATCGACGGCGGACCCGGCAACGACACTCTCGAAGGCCTCGACGCTGGCGGCTCTGCACTCCTCGGCGGCGAGGGCGACGACACGCTCGTCGCCAACACCGGCGACGGCAACTTCCTCGACGGCGGCCTCGGCGACGACAGCCTCCGCTCGGCCGAGGCAAACGACACCCTCGCGGCCGGCCTCGGTGCCGACGTCCTCGTCGACACCGGCGGCACCAACGACCTCACCTTCGCTGACGCCCCGGCAGGCGTGATGATCGATCTCCGCGCGACCGCCAGCATCCTCAACACCTCCGCCGGCTTCGGCACCATCGCCGGAACCTTCGCCAACGTCCAGGGCACCGCGTTCGACGACGTCCTGACCGGCGACGACGAGCGCAACTGGCTCGCGGGTGGCGACGGCGATGATCTCATTCGTGGCGGTGCCGGCCCCGACGTCCTTCGTGGCGACGACGGGGCCGACACCCTCATCGGCGACGACGGCCCTGACCTCTTCCTCCCCGCCGGCCTGACCGCCAACGACGGCTCCGTCGACCGCCTCGTCTTCGACGACTTCAGCATCGACCGCGGTCTCTTCAGCGACGGCGACGACACCGAAGGCCGCGTCCGACGACTGCTCGATCTGACCGGCCTGGCCTAG
- a CDS encoding nucleotide sugar dehydrogenase produces the protein MTQPAPTADHPELSAVAKALRHKIDSGQGVVGVVGLGYVGLPLLAAFHQAGFTVVGFDKDPAKIEALHRGENYLGHLGKSLVSDMLGSRFDATTDHSRLGECDAILACVPTPLGRHLEPNLSYVQNVARDVGKTLRPGQIIVLESSTYPRTTRDVMLPLFQKSGLKLGEDFFVAYSPERENPGSKDFSTATIPKLVGGLDVVSGLLAKELYARAIRAEIVLVDSAEVAEAAKLLENIYRAVNIALVNEMKVVLDSMDIDVWQVVDAAKSKPFGFQAFYPGPGLGGHCIPIDPYYLTWKAREYGHATRFIELAGEVNRSMPQFVVDKTMLALNDAGKSVRGSRILVLGLAYKPDVDDVRESPSFELIEQIEHLGGLVDYHDPHVPKTPSMRHYAVDKASIDLTPASVASYDCIVVATNHTAIDWPMVAKEATLIIDTRNALAGLGGNVVKA, from the coding sequence ATGACTCAGCCGGCACCCACGGCAGACCATCCCGAACTCTCCGCCGTCGCCAAGGCCTTGCGACACAAGATCGACAGCGGCCAAGGCGTGGTCGGTGTCGTCGGGCTGGGCTACGTCGGCCTGCCACTGCTGGCGGCGTTCCATCAGGCTGGGTTCACGGTCGTCGGCTTCGACAAGGATCCCGCGAAGATCGAGGCGCTCCATCGCGGCGAGAACTACCTCGGCCACCTCGGCAAGTCGCTGGTCAGCGACATGCTCGGCAGCCGGTTCGACGCGACCACCGACCACAGCCGCCTGGGCGAGTGCGACGCGATCCTCGCTTGCGTCCCGACGCCGCTCGGCAGGCATCTGGAGCCGAACCTGTCCTATGTCCAAAACGTCGCCCGTGACGTCGGCAAGACGCTCCGTCCGGGGCAGATCATCGTCCTGGAAAGCAGCACCTATCCACGGACCACACGGGACGTAATGCTGCCGTTGTTCCAGAAGTCGGGCCTGAAACTCGGTGAAGACTTTTTCGTCGCCTACTCGCCGGAGCGGGAAAACCCCGGCAGCAAGGACTTTTCGACCGCCACGATCCCCAAGCTCGTCGGCGGCCTGGATGTCGTCAGCGGTCTCTTGGCCAAGGAGCTTTACGCCCGTGCGATCCGGGCCGAGATCGTCCTCGTCGACTCCGCAGAGGTCGCCGAGGCGGCGAAGCTGCTGGAGAACATCTACCGGGCCGTCAACATTGCGCTGGTCAACGAGATGAAGGTCGTGCTCGACTCGATGGACATCGACGTCTGGCAGGTCGTCGACGCAGCCAAGAGCAAACCCTTTGGTTTTCAAGCGTTTTACCCAGGCCCGGGGCTCGGCGGGCACTGCATTCCGATCGACCCGTACTACCTCACCTGGAAAGCCCGCGAGTACGGCCACGCGACGCGGTTCATCGAACTCGCGGGCGAGGTCAATCGGAGCATGCCGCAGTTCGTGGTCGACAAGACGATGCTCGCCCTCAATGACGCCGGCAAAAGCGTCCGCGGCAGCCGGATTCTTGTGCTGGGCCTGGCGTACAAGCCCGACGTGGATGACGTCCGCGAGTCACCCAGCTTCGAGCTGATCGAACAGATCGAACACCTCGGCGGCCTCGTCGACTACCACGACCCCCACGTCCCCAAGACGCCGTCGATGCGCCACTACGCCGTCGACAAGGCGAGCATCGATCTCACGCCCGCGTCGGTCGCGTCGTACGACTGCATCGTCGTCGCCACCAACCACACGGCGATCGACTGGCCGATGGTCGCGAAGGAGGCGACGCTGATCATCGACACCCGAAACGCCTTAGCCGGCCTGGGCGGGAACGTCGTCAAGGCGTGA